From Perca flavescens isolate YP-PL-M2 chromosome 19, PFLA_1.0, whole genome shotgun sequence:
GTACAACCAACAATCTTTTGTACAATGACCATAATACCATATAAATAACCTCAAACACTGCTCTTAGTGTAAACTCCTAAACAgtacttcaaaaaaaaaaaaacatattgataGATGGTTTACTTTACAGGAAATATACATACAGTTAAATGAAATACACTGAAAGCAGCATTGATCTTATGACAAAAAATACCGTCGTCTAATTCTATACTCATGGGAAATATAGTTACCTGTGTGCTTCTGTAGACAAACCATTGATATTATGGTCCGATTTTGACATCAATACAATCCTTGTGTTGTCTCATTCTAGTTggcaagtaaacatgaacaaagtTGAAAAGTTTTGATCTAATGCGCTATCTGTAGTATATACACTTTAAAAATGGTACaatgtatgttttcttttttcctaaatGCTTCcttgaaagagaaaaaaaaaaaagaccagccACAATGGGTAACTAAGTCGGGGTAAGAACACTCTGGAATTGAGAGCCAGTCTGGAATGTAAAAACGGAGAGGGGTGTGAAGTTACCTCAGGTATTTAGTTCTGGTTTTTGTATGCTGTAAAAATTCACAGTGATTCCACTTGGCAGTAAATAAAAGTCAAGGCTGCAGAGATAGAAGCATTCTCTCTAAAAACCCCTTCAACGCAAATCTCTTTTTCCCGTGTGTGTTTCCATAATGCAGTTTGCAGAATAGAAAGACAGTCCAGAGACTAATGGTGAAGACCATTAAGggtttatgttttcattttcacttttttcctCTTATTAAGTTTTTATTCAATAAAATTGTCAAAATGCAACTCATTCCAGAGTGTTCGCACCATATTGCCTACTTCTACTTGCTAGCCCACAGTAATgaacaataatttttttatgtatgatCAAAAGTCTGCATAGCACACTGTACACAGTATGAGTCCATGTCAGTTATTGGGCCAAGCTAAAGATGATGTTCTCTTCCAAAGCCTCCGCAGTCAGCCAAAAGTTAAAGAACATTTTCAAAGAGGTGCATTGATCGCATGATGTTTTCATCCTGCGCACAAATAGAAACAATGTaatgagaaaaacagaaagtgtGCCAACAGTAGTGAAAGAGATGTGTCGGGATATCCAGCTTACATTTTGGCAACAGTCGATAAACTCGTCGATGGTTACCACTCCGTCTTTATTCTTATCCATCTTCTGTTGGAGACGGAGACAAGGAAAGATGAAAAGCTGCCTCTATACTGTGACTGACATTTACAGTGCAGCGAGCGCTGACGACGACACACTTGCCTGAAAGAATACTTCTACATGCTGACGAGGCGTCTCCTCTCTGAGGACAGGGTATGTGCATTTTCCCATCATGTCGTAGATGGCCTTCATGATGTCTAGCATTTCCTGCGACACAGAAAAGAGTCAGTTTGCCCAAATTACAAAAGAAGCCATTCCTCATTTACTCCAAACGGAAAGCCGTTGGATGATTTGGGCTTTATGTGCCTGAGATTTTGAGCTTTAGATATTTCTGCTGCTACTTCAACTCAATTAAAAAGGTGAATGGAACCCCATTTGTGGTGTTCAAAGATTTGAAAAAGGACATTTGGAAAAGTGAAAAGAGGCAATGTTCCCGTTCCTCTGGCTAATCCACAGACCTCACTGTCGACGTTTTTTATTGGAACTACTTCTGCTCAAAGAAATAGTCTCTATGAAAACTGTTCATTGTGCAGTTTGTGGGTCATCCAGAGTAACAACAACACTGTACTGTTGACTTTTTAGGCTCTAGGGATGGTAATGGCTGTTGTTGACTGACAGATATAGCTCAACTAGTATTTGATCAAGTCAAGTATTCTACATCTATTTGTCCCCAGAGGCGCAACTGGCTTCGCAGCAGTGATAAATACACAGGTGTATCTGCCAAAGCAAATAGAACATGAGCTTGCAGATTTGTCTGGTTTCTAGGCTAGTCCACCTCAGGAGGagttgtaataactttggtgatcccctgacttacCATCCAgggccatcatcaggtcaaaacttCTATTGTCATTTATAACCAAATACCTGCTAACAACTAACTAACAACATGGTCTCaaggcagtttgtgaaatggtcacgttattttaatctattgattcgtgttcacggggacgtttttctcatttttttcgtggtggccagcacgaaatggtctatacggagattgcgggggaggacgcctcacacggcGGGAGACGGCTGCAGGGGACGCGTGACAATAACGGGAAGGCCGAGAttgggttaaggaaaaaaacaacggggaaaggacgcctcataTGCCGGGAGACAGCCACAGGTAACGCGCGACAATAACAggacggttaacggggaaacaaagCGCCACacacgggacgcgatccccggcctccggggtgaaagtcagttgtgaaaaaaataacaggAGAATATTTAGGTTATTCAGTGATTCACTGTTGGGACATACCTCTTTAGTGATATATCCATCTTTATTGATATCATACAGGTTGAAAGCCCAGTTGAGTTTTTCCTGGATTGTGCCTCGCAGAAGGATAGAAAGGCCCATAACAAAATCCTACAGTGAAAACAAGATTCTATGAGAATTGTATAaaatatacacatttaaaaaaatgtgcttTTTGTAAACAACAAGTACTCGAAAACCTATgagataaacaaaaacaaaaatattcacCATGCACATTACATGTAGGTAGTATTTCAGCTGATTTCATGCATCAACATTTctgcaaaaataaatgatgaaacAGCAAGAGTACAGACGCTATAAATCAAAATTCCTTGTTATTCAAGTTATTAACAGTCTTATAATCTGTGTTGGCCCTCAGGGACTCCCCTTACTTTTGAACTGAATTCACTGCACATTAGCTCTGGTTTGGCATAATGACATCTTTTCTGTCCTAATAAGCAAATCTATGCCCTTCATAAATATTTATCACGTGTTGATAGCATCTCAAGTAGACTTACTTGGGCTAATTTAAAATGATTGGGGTTGCCACAGTGTAATTCATTGGGGGCTCACAGAGGttgaaacattaaaaatgtttaGTTTGATGTAGTTTTGTAGCAAATTTCAGTGATGCACAAGACTTTTGCAATTGTTGACAttctcaacacacacatacagtacactactCGTCGATTCTTTAGGAATAGGAATATGACATTACTTGTCTTACCTCAAAACTCACAGAGCCATTGTGATCTGTGTCAAATGCATTGAACAGGAAATGAGCGTATGTTGAAGCATCTatggggagagaaaaaaacatatgtattaaataaaaaaaaacaatgctgtgATTACAGCTCAATCAACACCAGCAGAAACACCTACTACAAACAAGAGACAGTGGTTCAAAGTTTCGTAGCTTTTCTGGAGAACTTGTTAGAATCAGAATGTGTTTTCGGTCATGATGAGAGAGAAGAACAATATGCTTAGAGCGAAGACTTTTACCATTGTTCCCTGTGATGTGAGCCATTATATATACTTGTCTGCCTTTCTTCTTTCTGAACAGCTATATCAAAGCCTCCTAATGTTTTCTCTCTTGTTCCTCGGGTAGAATCTTTTCCATAATGAAGAGAGCAAGCAGTGAGCAACTCCAGCctgcataaataaaaattacTTTCTcactcttcccctctctctctcacacatttcCTTCGATAGAAGTTTTAACTTAAAAAGTACTCTGGACTGGGTGCAATTTTTCTAAACAGGATTGAAAGGCAATTTGTGTTAGTCCAGCACACAGAGGAGATAAGAAGCAGCAACACAAGCTGCAAAAACAAACCAGCAGGCTCACATGACACACACCTCCTTGTGGGAAGAACTGTGCGTAGATGTCTTTAAAAGTTTCTTCGTTGACGACTCCACTGGGGCATTCCTGGAAGACATAATGGAATTGCACATGTCATTCAGCATCTATATTAAAGACTCCTTCCTATATTAAAGTCCTTGCCTTAAATCTGAGTTTTAG
This genomic window contains:
- the kcnip4a gene encoding Kv channel-interacting protein 4 isoform X1 — encoded protein: MCTPTKRTQWRDDLQNFRKDSGFSKKVLLNCCLVRRIITWTSPKQKDSVEDELELSTVRHRPEGLEQLEAQTSFSRKELQILYRGFKNECPSGVVNEETFKDIYAQFFPQGDASTYAHFLFNAFDTDHNGSVSFEDFVMGLSILLRGTIQEKLNWAFNLYDINKDGYITKEEMLDIMKAIYDMMGKCTYPVLREETPRQHVEVFFQKMDKNKDGVVTIDEFIDCCQNDENIMRSMHLFENVL
- the kcnip4a gene encoding Kv channel-interacting protein 4 isoform X2; this encodes MSCRKRCKREIFKFAQYLYRLVTGTLNTDSVEDELELSTVRHRPEGLEQLEAQTSFSRKELQILYRGFKNECPSGVVNEETFKDIYAQFFPQGDASTYAHFLFNAFDTDHNGSVSFEDFVMGLSILLRGTIQEKLNWAFNLYDINKDGYITKEEMLDIMKAIYDMMGKCTYPVLREETPRQHVEVFFQKMDKNKDGVVTIDEFIDCCQNDENIMRSMHLFENVL
- the kcnip4a gene encoding Kv channel-interacting protein 4 isoform X3, which gives rise to MEKNRVETISGRVDAAVSSPDSVEDELELSTVRHRPEGLEQLEAQTSFSRKELQILYRGFKNECPSGVVNEETFKDIYAQFFPQGDASTYAHFLFNAFDTDHNGSVSFEDFVMGLSILLRGTIQEKLNWAFNLYDINKDGYITKEEMLDIMKAIYDMMGKCTYPVLREETPRQHVEVFFQKMDKNKDGVVTIDEFIDCCQNDENIMRSMHLFENVL